Proteins encoded within one genomic window of Legionella sp. PC997:
- the atpD gene encoding F0F1 ATP synthase subunit beta, which yields MSLGTVVEIIGAVVDVEFPRENVPKINDALKLVDGDLVFEVQQQLGDGVVRTIAMGTTEGLKRGLKAENTANPIQVPVGKKTLGRIMDVLGRPVDDAGPIGAEEHWSIHRKPPSYEEQAGSQELLETGIKVIDLLCPFAKGGKVGLFGGAGVGKTVNMMELIRNIAIEHSGYSVFAGVGERTREGNDFYHEMKDSNVLDKVSLVYGQMNEPPGNRLRVALTGLTMAEKFRDEGRDVLLFIDNIYRYTLAGVEVSALLGRMPSAVGYQPTLAEEMGMLQERITSTKTGSITSIQAVYVPADDLTDPSPATTFAHLDATVVLSRQIAELGIYPAVDPLDSTSRQLDPLIVGQEHYDTARRVQQTLQRYKELKDIIAILGMDELSEEDKRVVTRARKIQRFLSQPFFVAEVFTGSPGKYVSLKDTIKGFQGILAGEYDDLPEQAFYMVGSIEEAVAKAKTL from the coding sequence ATGAGCTTAGGAACTGTAGTAGAAATTATTGGCGCGGTTGTGGATGTGGAATTCCCCCGTGAGAATGTCCCTAAAATCAATGATGCATTGAAACTTGTCGATGGTGATTTGGTTTTTGAAGTACAGCAACAACTGGGTGATGGTGTAGTTCGTACTATTGCAATGGGAACAACCGAAGGACTTAAGCGCGGTTTAAAAGCTGAAAATACAGCGAATCCTATTCAAGTGCCTGTTGGCAAAAAAACTCTAGGCCGCATCATGGATGTTTTGGGTCGTCCAGTTGATGACGCAGGTCCAATCGGTGCTGAAGAGCATTGGTCAATTCACCGCAAACCGCCAAGTTATGAAGAGCAAGCTGGAAGTCAGGAATTGCTTGAAACAGGTATTAAAGTTATTGACTTGCTTTGTCCTTTTGCGAAAGGAGGTAAAGTGGGTCTATTCGGTGGTGCCGGTGTGGGTAAAACCGTTAACATGATGGAATTAATCCGAAACATCGCGATTGAGCACAGTGGATACTCAGTATTTGCGGGTGTAGGTGAGCGTACTCGTGAAGGAAATGACTTCTATCATGAAATGAAAGACTCTAATGTATTAGACAAAGTATCCTTGGTTTACGGCCAGATGAATGAGCCCCCAGGTAACCGTTTACGCGTGGCACTAACTGGCTTGACTATGGCTGAAAAATTCCGTGACGAAGGCCGTGATGTGTTGTTATTTATTGACAACATTTATCGTTATACTTTGGCAGGTGTTGAAGTATCAGCACTTTTAGGCCGTATGCCTTCCGCAGTGGGTTACCAACCAACACTTGCTGAAGAAATGGGTATGCTGCAAGAGCGTATCACTTCTACCAAGACTGGTTCTATCACCTCGATTCAAGCGGTATATGTACCTGCGGACGATTTAACTGACCCATCCCCAGCAACTACGTTTGCTCACTTGGATGCTACAGTTGTATTGTCACGTCAAATTGCTGAGTTAGGTATTTATCCTGCAGTAGATCCTTTGGACTCTACTTCTCGACAATTAGATCCATTAATTGTAGGACAAGAACATTACGATACAGCTCGTCGTGTACAACAAACATTACAACGCTATAAAGAATTAAAAGATATTATTGCTATTCTGGGTATGGACGAATTATCTGAAGAAGATAAACGTGTTGTTACTCGTGCGCGTAAAATCCAAAGATTCTTGTCACAACCATTCTTCGTTGCTGAAGTATTTACTGGTTCTCCAGGAAAGTACGTTTCTTTGAAAGATACGATCAAAGGCTTCCAAGGTATTCTCGCGGGTGAATATGATGATTTACCTGAGCAAGCTTTTTATATGGTTGGTAGCATTGAGGAAGCGGTTGCTAAAGCTAAGACCTTGTGA
- the atpG gene encoding F0F1 ATP synthase subunit gamma, translating to MAGAKEIRSKISSINKTRKITRAMEMVAASKMRKTQERMRASKPYASKIYSVVKHIARAHSEYRHPFMTHREINRVGLIVVTTDRGLCGGLNVNLLRETVRTMRSWKEQGKEVDIAVIGRKGQAFFKRVGSNVLGSKDHLGDTPGINDLIGVVKVMLDAFSNGTIDALHVVYNEFVNTMTQKPVVKQLLPLPKSEEDSNVMGHHWDYIYEPDAKELLDNLLERYIELQIYQAVVENIACEQAAKMIAMKNATDNAGDLIKEFQLAYNKARQAAITQELAEIVGGAAAL from the coding sequence ATGGCTGGAGCAAAAGAAATCCGTTCGAAAATTTCGAGTATTAATAAGACTCGAAAAATTACTCGTGCGATGGAAATGGTGGCGGCAAGCAAAATGCGTAAAACTCAGGAACGAATGCGCGCATCCAAACCCTATGCCAGTAAAATCTACAGTGTAGTTAAGCATATTGCTCGTGCACATTCAGAGTACAGACATCCTTTTATGACCCACCGCGAGATTAATCGTGTTGGGCTAATTGTGGTTACCACAGACCGCGGTCTGTGCGGTGGTCTCAACGTAAACTTATTGCGTGAAACCGTACGTACGATGCGTAGCTGGAAAGAGCAAGGCAAAGAGGTTGATATTGCTGTAATTGGCCGTAAGGGACAAGCATTCTTTAAACGAGTAGGAAGCAATGTTCTAGGCTCAAAAGATCATCTAGGTGATACACCGGGCATTAACGACCTAATTGGTGTCGTTAAAGTGATGCTTGATGCGTTTAGTAATGGCACCATTGACGCATTGCATGTTGTATACAACGAGTTTGTTAACACCATGACTCAAAAGCCAGTGGTGAAACAATTACTACCATTGCCAAAATCAGAAGAAGACAGCAATGTAATGGGGCATCATTGGGACTATATTTATGAACCTGATGCTAAGGAATTGCTCGATAATCTTTTAGAACGTTATATCGAATTACAGATTTATCAGGCAGTAGTTGAAAATATTGCTTGTGAACAAGCGGCTAAAATGATTGCAATGAAAAACGCAACGGATAATGCCGGTGATTTGATTAAAGAATTTCAATTGGCTTATAACAAAGCTCGACAAGCTGCTATTACTCAAGAGTTAGCAGAGATTGTCGGTGGCGCAGCCGCTTTATAA
- a CDS encoding F0F1 ATP synthase subunit epsilon, with protein sequence MTRTTHLDIVSAEHEIFSGVVEMVVATGELGEIGITAGHAPLLTVLKPGEVRVTLPGGHQEIYYVQGGMLEIQPNCVTVLADVVERADHLDEAAVLAAKAQAEAAMSSKGGEMDYSVAAAELARAVAQIRAIQKVRKIVK encoded by the coding sequence ATGACTAGAACAACGCACTTAGACATTGTTAGTGCTGAACATGAAATATTCTCTGGTGTAGTAGAAATGGTAGTTGCCACCGGAGAATTAGGCGAAATAGGTATTACAGCCGGTCATGCACCTTTGCTTACAGTTCTAAAGCCAGGTGAGGTACGAGTTACCTTGCCTGGTGGTCACCAAGAAATTTACTATGTTCAAGGTGGAATGCTGGAAATACAACCCAACTGTGTGACTGTTCTTGCCGATGTGGTTGAGCGTGCTGATCATCTTGATGAAGCTGCTGTTCTTGCTGCTAAAGCGCAAGCCGAAGCTGCAATGTCAAGCAAAGGCGGTGAAATGGATTATTCCGTAGCTGCTGCAGAATTAGCTCGTGCTGTTGCACAAATTCGAGCTATTCAAAAAGTTAGAAAAATAGTTAAATAG
- a CDS encoding diguanylate cyclase, protein MNNSKKQNQNSLFANTDSQFSKVLLYFIFIPALILVIMDGIFAYRQSNKLVEANRWVTHTYEVIHTTDEILYAIVSINSQQRGYLISGDNQFIMNMDKIKTGFKSNFDNLLELTKDNPSQAERVTRFRDLTNQRLSQLNQTIQLKMNNQLNTQEGIDFFRQEVDLSNQIKGLGQEIKSVELVLLKGRNDMVLNDTQLANLINIVGGIISIFGLILVFILANKELDRSLKAERDRKNVETRLRSILESATDMIAAVDNNCRYIIFNEAYQREFKRLFGKSIAVGMSLEEAFAESPSSKNKLIEAWKESLQGEEVVKNIEVELQKKRVIYEITSSLISDEKNVISGTMHIIRNITKQLEEQLALKDSYEKLNAGMQALQDKNEQITLLVEMSDIMLACNSQNELSNVMTKYCQRMLHFASGYLYVMHPSKNYLELATTWGEPNTQEATFTPEQCWALRLGRIHHVRSNHHELICNHVNITKEQNSTYICVPLMAQNDIYGLLYLEIVEETPIAFSESQRLLITAFAELTALAFANVRLRENLRYQSMRDPLTGLYNRRYLEDFLLKQIHQSERTKVPLAVLMLDLDHFKKINDTYGHDAGDAALKELGKVLQDDIRIGDIAARYGGEEFIVVFYDTNADMIKTRAESIRHSVSRIQIKYGAQHVGPITISIGISVFPNNGRTPEELIESADKALYFAKANGRNQVILYSEIGTKKFPTPEKKNGENKTDNRRLM, encoded by the coding sequence ATGAATAACAGCAAAAAGCAAAATCAGAACTCGCTATTTGCCAATACGGATTCTCAATTTAGCAAAGTCTTGCTTTATTTTATTTTTATACCGGCCCTTATACTTGTAATAATGGATGGCATTTTTGCCTATCGTCAATCCAACAAACTGGTCGAAGCGAACCGTTGGGTAACCCATACTTATGAAGTGATTCATACTACAGATGAAATACTCTATGCCATAGTCAGCATTAATTCGCAGCAAAGAGGCTATCTTATCTCAGGTGATAATCAGTTTATAATGAATATGGATAAGATAAAAACCGGCTTCAAATCAAATTTCGATAACTTGCTTGAATTAACCAAGGATAACCCCTCCCAAGCAGAACGCGTCACGCGTTTTAGAGATTTAACCAACCAACGACTTAGTCAATTAAATCAAACCATTCAATTAAAGATGAATAATCAGTTAAATACACAAGAGGGTATCGATTTTTTCCGACAAGAAGTTGATCTTTCCAATCAAATTAAGGGCTTAGGTCAAGAAATTAAATCGGTTGAATTAGTCCTGCTCAAGGGAAGAAATGATATGGTGTTGAACGATACCCAACTGGCAAACCTAATCAATATAGTTGGTGGTATTATTAGCATATTCGGGTTAATTTTAGTATTCATCCTGGCCAACAAAGAGCTTGACCGAAGCCTCAAGGCAGAACGCGACCGAAAAAATGTGGAAACGCGCTTAAGGAGTATTCTAGAAAGCGCCACAGACATGATAGCAGCCGTGGATAACAATTGCCGCTACATTATTTTTAATGAAGCTTATCAACGCGAATTTAAACGTTTATTTGGTAAGTCTATTGCTGTAGGGATGAGTTTGGAGGAAGCATTTGCCGAGAGTCCGAGCTCAAAAAATAAATTAATTGAGGCCTGGAAGGAGTCACTACAAGGAGAAGAAGTTGTTAAAAATATTGAGGTGGAACTTCAAAAAAAGCGGGTGATCTATGAAATTACATCCAGTTTAATTAGCGATGAAAAAAACGTGATTAGTGGCACAATGCATATTATCCGCAACATTACCAAGCAACTTGAAGAACAACTTGCTCTTAAAGACTCTTATGAAAAACTCAACGCCGGAATGCAAGCTCTACAAGATAAAAACGAACAAATTACGCTGCTTGTCGAGATGAGCGATATAATGCTCGCGTGCAACTCTCAAAATGAATTAAGTAATGTTATGACCAAATATTGCCAGCGAATGTTGCATTTTGCCAGTGGTTATTTGTATGTGATGCATCCCTCAAAAAACTATCTTGAACTCGCAACAACTTGGGGCGAGCCAAATACTCAAGAAGCTACTTTCACTCCCGAACAATGTTGGGCCCTGCGTTTGGGGAGAATTCATCATGTGCGGTCAAACCACCATGAATTAATTTGCAATCACGTAAACATTACCAAAGAACAAAACTCAACATACATCTGTGTGCCATTAATGGCACAAAATGATATTTATGGTTTGTTGTACTTAGAAATTGTAGAAGAAACCCCAATTGCATTTTCTGAAAGTCAGCGTCTTTTAATTACTGCGTTTGCCGAGTTAACTGCACTAGCCTTTGCTAATGTACGTTTAAGGGAGAATCTCCGATATCAATCCATGCGTGATCCTTTAACCGGTTTATATAACCGACGTTATTTAGAGGATTTTCTTTTAAAACAAATTCACCAATCAGAGCGCACTAAAGTGCCACTCGCTGTATTGATGTTAGATTTAGATCACTTCAAAAAAATAAATGACACTTATGGGCATGATGCGGGTGATGCCGCCCTAAAAGAACTAGGAAAAGTGTTACAAGATGATATTCGTATAGGGGATATTGCTGCACGTTATGGTGGGGAAGAATTTATAGTTGTCTTTTATGACACCAATGCCGATATGATTAAAACCCGTGCTGAGAGCATAAGGCATTCAGTTTCGCGAATACAAATAAAATATGGAGCGCAACACGTAGGTCCAATAACAATTTCTATTGGTATATCTGTATTTCCTAATAATGGGCGTACCCCAGAGGAATTAATCGAGTCAGCTGACAAAGCTTTATATTTTGCGAAAGCAAACGGCAGAAATCAGGTTATTTTATATTCAGAAATTGGCACTAAAAAATTTCCAACTCCTGAAAAAAAGAATGGGGAGAACAAAACAGATAATCGAAGATTAATGTAA
- the parC gene encoding DNA topoisomerase IV subunit A: protein MNKKTMNEVTERKALTEFTEKAYLDYSMYVILDRALPHIADGLKPVQRRIIYAMSELGLKATAKYKKSARTVGDVLGKFHPHGDSACYEAMVLMAQPFSYRYPFVDGQGNWGSPDDPKSFAAMRYTEARLSPYAEILLSELLQGTVDWTDNFDGTLQEPSLLPARLPNILLNGATGIAVGMASDILPHNLTEVANACIHLLDNPQADLNAISQYIKGPDFPTEAEIITPTEAIANMYETGNGSIKMRAVYSQEKQNIVITALPYQVSGAKVIEQIALQMQQKKLPMVEDLRDESDHEHPTRLVIIPRSNRVDAEGLMSHLFATTDLERSYRVNFNMIGLDGRPRVKNLLDILNEWLAYRLTVVRRRLEYRLAKVLDRIHVLEGLLIAYLNIDEVIAIIREHEHPKQGLMARFNLSDRQAEAILEMKLRHLAKLEEIKIRGELNELCAERDYLQNILASEQRLKTLIKEEIIRDRDEFGDARRSPIIVRQESQALKEEDILPNEPITVVLSKKGWIRAAKGYDVIGSELSYKAGDEFKAQAMGRSNQQILFFDSEGKVYSLPGHVLPSARGQGEPLTGKLNPAEGALFEAVVGGEAEQLVLLACDAGYGFIAKIGDLYVKNRNGKACIKLPASSHILPPRVLPKHDELFVACATSVGRLLIFSAKEVPELSRGKGNKLISIPTAKALSREEYVIDLQVLSAADSLTVHAGKRHFTLKGADLEHYKGERGRRGNRLPRGLQNVTHLQVNTSE from the coding sequence ATGAATAAAAAAACAATGAATGAAGTAACAGAACGCAAAGCATTAACTGAATTTACAGAAAAGGCTTACCTAGACTATTCAATGTACGTCATTTTGGATAGGGCCTTACCCCATATTGCAGACGGATTAAAGCCTGTTCAACGACGTATTATTTATGCAATGTCTGAACTGGGTTTGAAGGCAACTGCCAAATATAAAAAATCAGCGCGTACGGTCGGGGATGTGCTAGGTAAGTTTCATCCTCATGGTGATAGTGCCTGTTATGAAGCCATGGTACTCATGGCCCAACCCTTTTCGTACCGATATCCCTTTGTGGATGGTCAAGGCAACTGGGGATCCCCTGATGATCCAAAATCATTTGCCGCCATGCGTTATACGGAAGCTCGCTTATCGCCTTATGCGGAAATTTTACTTTCAGAGTTATTACAAGGTACTGTGGATTGGACTGATAATTTTGATGGAACTTTACAAGAACCCTCATTATTACCAGCACGCTTACCTAATATATTATTGAATGGTGCAACCGGAATTGCTGTGGGGATGGCTTCAGATATTCTGCCCCATAACTTGACCGAAGTGGCTAATGCCTGCATCCATCTTTTGGATAATCCTCAAGCCGATTTAAACGCAATCAGTCAATATATCAAGGGTCCAGATTTTCCAACAGAAGCTGAAATAATAACTCCGACCGAAGCCATAGCGAACATGTACGAGACAGGTAATGGTTCAATTAAAATGCGGGCTGTTTATAGTCAGGAAAAGCAAAATATTGTCATCACTGCGTTACCCTATCAGGTATCGGGTGCGAAAGTAATCGAGCAAATTGCGTTACAGATGCAACAGAAAAAACTTCCTATGGTTGAGGATTTACGTGATGAGTCCGATCATGAACATCCTACGCGACTGGTTATTATCCCGCGTTCAAATCGAGTCGATGCCGAAGGATTGATGTCTCATTTATTTGCAACCACAGATTTGGAACGCAGTTATCGAGTTAATTTTAATATGATAGGACTCGATGGCAGACCCAGGGTAAAAAATTTACTAGATATCCTGAACGAATGGTTGGCTTATCGATTAACCGTAGTGAGACGACGCTTGGAGTATCGTTTGGCAAAAGTGCTCGATCGCATACATGTGCTTGAAGGCTTACTAATTGCTTATCTAAATATCGATGAAGTTATTGCCATCATTCGTGAACATGAGCATCCTAAACAAGGATTAATGGCTCGTTTTAATCTTAGTGATCGTCAGGCTGAAGCGATTTTAGAGATGAAGTTGCGTCATTTAGCAAAGCTGGAAGAGATAAAAATACGCGGTGAGCTGAATGAACTTTGTGCTGAACGCGATTATCTGCAAAACATCCTAGCCTCAGAGCAACGATTAAAAACCTTGATTAAAGAAGAGATTATTAGAGACAGAGATGAGTTTGGTGATGCGCGGCGTTCACCAATTATAGTACGCCAAGAATCACAAGCATTAAAAGAAGAGGACATCTTACCTAATGAGCCCATTACAGTAGTGCTCTCTAAAAAAGGTTGGATAAGAGCAGCTAAAGGTTATGATGTAATCGGAAGTGAGCTAAGTTATAAAGCGGGGGATGAGTTTAAGGCTCAAGCCATGGGGCGCTCAAATCAACAAATCCTCTTTTTCGATAGCGAGGGCAAAGTTTATTCTTTGCCGGGTCATGTTTTGCCCTCCGCTCGAGGGCAGGGTGAGCCTTTGACCGGGAAGCTTAATCCTGCTGAAGGTGCCCTGTTTGAAGCGGTAGTTGGTGGCGAAGCGGAACAGTTGGTGTTATTAGCTTGTGATGCGGGATACGGGTTTATTGCTAAGATAGGCGATCTCTATGTGAAAAATCGCAACGGCAAAGCCTGTATTAAATTACCGGCATCCAGCCATATTTTGCCACCGCGCGTCCTACCTAAACATGATGAGTTGTTTGTTGCCTGTGCCACAAGTGTTGGCCGCTTACTAATTTTTTCTGCAAAAGAGGTACCTGAGTTATCTCGAGGAAAAGGAAATAAATTAATTAGTATTCCTACTGCTAAAGCATTATCACGGGAAGAGTATGTCATTGATTTGCAAGTGCTCTCCGCAGCGGACTCACTCACCGTGCATGCGGGTAAGCGTCATTTTACATTGAAAGGTGCCGATCTGGAACATTATAAAGGAGAGCGCGGACGACGAGGTAATCGCTTGCCACGTGGTCTGCAAAATGTGACTCACCTGCAAGTCAATACTTCAGAATAA